A region from the Symphalangus syndactylus isolate Jambi chromosome 2, NHGRI_mSymSyn1-v2.1_pri, whole genome shotgun sequence genome encodes:
- the LOC129461999 gene encoding leydig cell tumor 10 kDa protein homolog has protein sequence MELEAAEPGCNWSVVVTDVMATHIALQHVDPTFLPGLISNTPARAPYSPDPAGLFRCVPDPSTGAAQVPGAQASEDAAAAPERNRGRRKDGRVTAPKKARVGQQQKLKKNLEVGIWKKIEHAVVMKASNSLSKKLALLKASTKKKGAAAATSSNKTPS, from the exons ATGGAGCTGGAAGCGGCAGAACCGGGCTGCAACTGGAGCGTCGTAGTGACTGATGTGATGG CAACACACATAGCCCTTCAACACGTGGACCCAACTTTTCTCCCTGGCCTCATCAGCAATACTCCTGCACGTGCACCTTATAGTCCAG ATCCAGCTGGCCTCTTCCGCTGCGTGCCGGATCCTAGCACAGGGGCAGCGCAAGTTCCAGGCGCACAAGCCAGCGAAGACGCAGCGGCGGCCCCTGAAAGGAACCGGGGCCGCAGGAAAGACGGTCGTGTTACAGCTCCCAAGAAGGCGCGCGTTGGTCAGCAGCAAAAGCTTAAGAAGAACCTAGAAGTCGGGATCTGGAAGAAGATCGAACATGCCGTGGTGATGAAAGCCAGCAACAGCCTGTCCAAGAAGCTGGCACTGCTGAAGGCCTCGACCAAGAAGAAAGGGGCGGCTGCTGCCACCTCCTCCAACAAGACACCTTCCTGA